Proteins from one Amycolatopsis benzoatilytica AK 16/65 genomic window:
- a CDS encoding cation:proton antiporter: protein MDHTALSLIELGAVFFVLGALGRLAGKIGLSPIPLYLLGGLCFGQGGLIPLGDIGDFTHLASEIGVVLLLLLLGLEYSAAELFTGLRRSWTAGLVDIVLNAAPGAAVALILGWGPIGAIVMAGVTYISSSGIIAKVLGDLGRLGNRETPVVLSILVFEDLVMALYLPILTAILGGVSLLGGLEAVGISLLVITVVLVIALKFGRYVSALVDSDDREVFLLKILGAALLVAGLASAMQVSAAVGAFLLGIAVSGSTAHNATRLLEPLRDLFAAVFFVVFGLNTNPASIPPVLGWAVVLAVVTTVTKVATGWWAARRQGIGKLGRARAGAALVARGEFSIVIAGLAVAAGAVTGELAALATAYVLLMAILGPTAARVVEPIAQALHRKATAKATVTAG from the coding sequence ATGGACCACACCGCACTCTCGCTGATCGAGCTCGGCGCCGTCTTCTTCGTGCTCGGCGCGCTGGGCAGGCTCGCCGGCAAGATCGGCCTCTCCCCCATCCCCCTGTACCTGCTGGGCGGCCTGTGCTTCGGCCAAGGCGGGCTGATCCCGCTCGGCGACATCGGCGACTTCACCCACCTGGCCAGCGAGATCGGCGTGGTGCTGCTGCTCCTGCTGCTGGGACTGGAGTACTCGGCGGCGGAGCTGTTCACCGGCCTGCGCCGCTCGTGGACCGCCGGCCTGGTGGACATCGTCCTGAACGCGGCCCCCGGCGCGGCGGTCGCGCTGATCCTCGGCTGGGGCCCGATCGGCGCGATCGTCATGGCAGGCGTCACCTACATCTCGTCGTCCGGAATCATCGCGAAGGTCCTGGGCGACCTGGGCCGGCTCGGCAACCGGGAAACCCCGGTAGTGCTGTCGATCCTGGTGTTCGAAGACCTGGTGATGGCGCTGTACCTGCCGATCCTCACCGCGATCCTGGGCGGTGTGAGCCTGCTCGGCGGCCTGGAAGCGGTCGGCATCTCGCTGCTGGTGATCACCGTGGTCCTGGTGATCGCCCTGAAGTTCGGCCGCTACGTGTCAGCCTTGGTGGACAGCGACGACCGCGAGGTCTTCCTGCTCAAGATCCTCGGCGCGGCGCTGCTGGTGGCCGGACTCGCGTCGGCGATGCAGGTGTCGGCCGCGGTCGGCGCGTTCCTGCTGGGCATCGCGGTCTCCGGCTCGACCGCCCACAACGCGACCCGTCTGCTGGAGCCGCTGCGCGACCTGTTCGCCGCGGTCTTCTTCGTGGTCTTCGGCCTCAACACCAACCCCGCGTCGATCCCGCCGGTCCTGGGCTGGGCCGTGGTCCTGGCCGTGGTGACCACTGTGACCAAGGTTGCCACCGGATGGTGGGCCGCGCGAAGGCAAGGCATCGGAAAACTGGGCCGGGCCCGCGCGGGGGCGGCTTTGGTGGCCCGGGGCGAATTCTCGATCGTGATCGCCGGCTTGGCCGTGGCCGCGGGCGCGGTAACCGGCGAACTGGCCGCGCTGGCAACGGCATACGTGCTGCTGATGGCGATCCTAGGCCCCACCGCCGCCCGCGTGGTCGAACCCATCGCACAAGCGCTGCACCGCAAGGCAACCGCAAAGGCAACAGTCACCGCCGGCTGA
- a CDS encoding segregation/condensation protein A, translated as MHETVHGGTIPEGFAAADEGSAKFKVRLQNFEGPFDLLLQLISQHQLDVTEVALHRVTDDFIAYTRALGSDWNLDETTEFLVIAATLLDLKAARLLPAAEVENEDDLALLEARDLLFARMLQYRAYKQVAALFGELEAGALRRYPRSVALEERYLGLLPEVMLGVSPQRFAEIAVAVFRPKPPPQVSIAHIHMGRVSVREHAALLRLKLAEAGQATFKELTADCEHTVEVVARFLALLELYRESSVQFDQLEALAELHVRWIGGSVAEASAAAEHDRVAAEEEEYG; from the coding sequence GTGCACGAGACCGTGCACGGCGGCACCATCCCCGAGGGTTTCGCCGCCGCGGACGAAGGATCCGCGAAGTTCAAGGTCCGGCTGCAGAATTTCGAGGGCCCGTTCGACCTGCTGCTGCAGCTGATCTCGCAGCATCAGCTCGACGTCACCGAAGTCGCCCTGCACCGGGTCACCGACGACTTCATCGCCTACACCCGGGCGCTCGGCTCGGACTGGAACCTCGACGAGACCACCGAGTTCCTGGTGATCGCGGCGACTCTGCTCGACCTCAAGGCGGCCCGGCTGCTGCCCGCCGCCGAGGTCGAGAACGAGGACGACCTTGCCCTGCTCGAAGCCCGCGACCTGCTGTTCGCGCGAATGCTGCAGTACCGCGCGTACAAGCAGGTGGCGGCGTTGTTCGGCGAGCTGGAAGCGGGTGCGCTGCGGCGCTACCCGCGCTCGGTCGCGTTGGAGGAGCGCTACCTCGGCCTGCTGCCCGAGGTGATGCTGGGCGTGTCGCCGCAGCGGTTCGCCGAGATCGCGGTGGCGGTCTTCCGGCCGAAGCCGCCGCCGCAGGTGTCCATCGCGCACATCCACATGGGCCGGGTGTCGGTGCGGGAGCACGCCGCGCTGCTGCGGTTGAAGCTCGCCGAGGCCGGCCAGGCGACGTTCAAAGAGCTGACCGCGGACTGCGAGCACACGGTCGAGGTCGTGGCGCGGTTCCTGGCGTTGCTGGAGCTGTACCGCGAATCGTCGGTGCAGTTCGACCAGCTGGAGGCGCTGGCGGAACTGCACGTTCGGTGGATTGGCGGCAGCGTCGCGGAAGCGTCCGCCGCCGCCGAGCACGACCGGGTCGCGGCCGAAGAGGAGGAGTACGGGTGA
- a CDS encoding DUF4267 domain-containing protein, which yields MLVTAYVLTALLALGIFYIGLLYLFAPEKNAAGFGFTTVPAGPNPLYTIKGVRDLGLGLVLVVALLAGGPHIAGWVLLAEVFMPLGDLTAILLHKGKKAIAFGVHGATAVVMAVVSVLLLLV from the coding sequence ATGCTCGTCACCGCCTACGTCCTCACCGCCCTGCTCGCGCTCGGCATCTTCTACATCGGACTGCTGTACCTGTTCGCACCGGAGAAGAACGCCGCCGGCTTCGGATTCACGACCGTCCCGGCCGGCCCGAACCCGCTCTACACCATCAAGGGCGTCCGAGACCTCGGCCTCGGACTGGTGCTGGTCGTCGCACTGCTCGCGGGCGGACCGCACATCGCCGGCTGGGTCCTGCTGGCCGAGGTGTTCATGCCGCTCGGCGACCTGACGGCGATCCTGCTGCACAAGGGAAAGAAGGCGATCGCGTTCGGCGTGCACGGGGCCACCGCCGTCGTCATGGCCGTCGTGTCCGTGCTGCTCCTGCTGGTCTGA
- a CDS encoding Xaa-Pro dipeptidyl-peptidase — translation MRVLTGLCAAAVLAAGLVAPAAGAAAPASAASEPRYDYAGAIRETVWVDLGRDGDGDGKPDRVAADIIRPKEPAAAGKKIPVIMDASPYYSSVGRGNETQFKTYDAQGRPAGFPLFYDNYFVPRGYAVVLVDLAGTNRSTGCVDVGGDSDVQSAKKVIDWLNGRATGYTAKSGGTTMRAGWSDGGVGMIGKSYDGTIANGVASTGVEGLKTIVPISAISSWYDYYRSDGASFGFGPDGLAKTVEQRNGGQDCSAENQRLARGATANGDYGPFWAERDYVSRAKNVRASVFVSHGVNDLNVMPINYGQWWDALAARGVPRKIWLAQTGHVDPFDYRRAEWVDALHRWFDHYLMGIDNGIDREPMATVERQPDQWADQASYPAPGARSVALWPRAGAVPGVGTLGTGPASGVASFTDDPKVGEDAWAANPSATSANRILFSTAALSSPVQVSGTSSITVTATPSTSSARLSAMLVDYGPATIRNFAGAGEGIVTGTQRNCWGASTASDSACYLVTSADKKNVDYTIISRGWADLANYQSLSREATLTPGKAYSMTFRLASTDHVVPAGHRLALVIGGTDAGFLAGPADPGKLTIDLGKTSAQVSLAGVVPGQAVGGAVPGGELAHVPASARPEFR, via the coding sequence ATGCGTGTGCTGACAGGGCTGTGCGCCGCCGCGGTGCTGGCCGCCGGGCTGGTGGCGCCGGCGGCCGGGGCGGCCGCACCGGCGAGCGCGGCGAGCGAACCGCGGTACGACTACGCCGGGGCGATCCGCGAAACGGTGTGGGTCGACCTCGGCCGCGACGGCGACGGGGACGGCAAGCCGGACCGGGTCGCCGCGGACATCATCCGGCCGAAGGAGCCGGCCGCCGCGGGCAAGAAAATCCCGGTGATCATGGACGCCAGCCCGTACTACTCCTCGGTCGGGCGCGGCAACGAGACGCAGTTCAAGACCTACGACGCGCAGGGCCGCCCGGCCGGGTTCCCGCTGTTCTACGACAACTACTTCGTCCCGCGCGGGTACGCGGTGGTACTGGTGGACCTGGCCGGGACCAACCGGTCGACCGGGTGCGTCGACGTCGGGGGCGACTCGGACGTGCAGTCGGCCAAGAAGGTCATCGACTGGCTGAACGGGCGCGCGACCGGGTACACCGCGAAGTCCGGCGGCACGACGATGCGGGCCGGCTGGAGCGACGGCGGCGTCGGGATGATCGGCAAGTCCTATGACGGGACGATCGCCAACGGGGTGGCCTCCACCGGCGTCGAGGGCTTGAAGACGATCGTGCCGATTTCGGCGATCAGCTCCTGGTACGACTACTACCGGTCGGACGGGGCTTCCTTCGGGTTCGGCCCGGACGGGCTGGCCAAGACCGTCGAGCAGCGCAACGGCGGGCAGGACTGTTCCGCGGAGAACCAGCGGCTGGCGCGAGGGGCTACCGCCAACGGCGACTACGGGCCGTTCTGGGCGGAGCGGGATTACGTTTCCCGGGCCAAGAACGTGCGTGCCAGTGTGTTCGTCTCGCACGGGGTGAACGATCTGAACGTCATGCCGATCAATTACGGGCAGTGGTGGGACGCGCTCGCCGCACGGGGGGTGCCGCGGAAGATCTGGCTGGCGCAGACCGGACATGTGGATCCGTTCGACTACCGGCGGGCCGAGTGGGTCGACGCGTTGCACCGGTGGTTCGACCACTACTTGATGGGGATCGACAACGGGATCGACCGGGAGCCGATGGCCACCGTCGAGCGGCAGCCGGACCAGTGGGCCGATCAGGCTTCGTATCCGGCTCCGGGGGCGCGTTCGGTCGCCTTGTGGCCGCGGGCTGGCGCGGTGCCCGGAGTAGGAACGCTGGGGACTGGCCCGGCTTCCGGGGTCGCGTCGTTCACCGACGATCCGAAGGTGGGGGAGGACGCGTGGGCGGCGAATCCGTCGGCCACGTCAGCGAATCGCATCCTGTTCAGCACCGCTGCGCTGTCCTCGCCGGTGCAGGTCTCCGGCACCTCTTCGATCACCGTGACCGCTACGCCGAGCACCTCGTCGGCGCGGTTGTCGGCGATGCTGGTGGACTACGGTCCGGCGACGATCCGCAACTTCGCCGGGGCCGGGGAAGGGATCGTCACCGGAACTCAGCGGAACTGCTGGGGGGCCAGTACCGCTTCGGACAGTGCTTGCTATCTGGTCACCAGCGCGGACAAGAAGAACGTGGACTACACGATCATCAGTCGCGGGTGGGCTGATCTGGCGAACTACCAGTCGTTGAGCCGGGAAGCGACGTTGACGCCGGGGAAGGCGTACTCGATGACCTTCCGGCTGGCCAGCACGGATCACGTGGTTCCGGCCGGGCATCGGCTGGCGCTGGTGATCGGCGGGACGGATGCGGGGTTCCTCGCCGGGCCCGCCGATCCGGGGAAGCTGACGATTGATCTCGGGAAGACCTCGGCTCAGGTTTCGCTGGCCGGGGTTGTTCCGGGGCAGGCCGTCGGCGGCGCGGTGCCGGGCGGGGAGCTGGCGCATGTTCCGGCGAGTGCGCGGCCTGAGTTCCGCTGA
- the scpB gene encoding SMC-Scp complex subunit ScpB: protein MSTEDDRAPVEETVPDAEPREPEPDAVPEPVEPASAPEPETVPEAPEPEMPEPDAPEPQTAEPETAEAGSVLETGAADGSDDEGLVAVDSGLPDIEDDERLEAALEALLLVVDSPIGEDALSETLGQPVARVTVALRTMAQKFTERASGIDLRRVGEGWRFYTRDTYAPFVEKLLLDGQRSKLTRAALESLAVIAYRQPVTRARVAAVRGVNVDGVIRTLLARGLIEEMGTDPETTGTLYVTTELFLERLGLSSLNDLPPIAPLLPEVDTIDDI from the coding sequence GTGAGCACCGAAGACGACCGAGCACCGGTCGAGGAGACCGTGCCGGACGCCGAGCCGCGGGAGCCCGAGCCGGACGCCGTGCCGGAGCCGGTCGAGCCGGCGAGCGCGCCCGAACCGGAGACCGTGCCGGAAGCACCCGAGCCGGAAATGCCCGAGCCGGACGCACCCGAGCCGCAGACCGCCGAGCCGGAGACCGCGGAAGCCGGGTCTGTCCTGGAAACCGGGGCCGCGGACGGAAGCGACGACGAGGGCCTCGTCGCCGTCGACAGCGGACTGCCCGACATCGAAGACGACGAACGGCTGGAAGCCGCGCTCGAAGCGCTGCTGCTGGTCGTGGACTCGCCGATCGGGGAGGACGCGCTGTCGGAAACGCTCGGCCAGCCGGTCGCCCGGGTGACCGTCGCGCTGCGCACCATGGCGCAGAAGTTCACCGAGCGGGCGAGCGGGATCGACCTGCGGCGCGTCGGCGAAGGGTGGCGGTTCTACACTAGGGACACCTACGCCCCGTTCGTGGAGAAGCTCCTGCTGGACGGCCAGCGGTCGAAGCTGACCAGGGCCGCGCTGGAGAGCCTCGCCGTGATCGCGTACCGGCAGCCGGTCACCCGGGCCCGGGTCGCTGCGGTGCGCGGGGTGAACGTGGACGGCGTGATCCGGACCCTGCTCGCGCGGGGGCTCATCGAGGAGATGGGCACCGACCCGGAGACCACGGGCACGCTGTATGTGACGACCGAGCTGTTCCTGGAGCGACTGGGGCTGTCGTCGCTGAACGACCTGCCCCCGATCGCTCCGCTGCTACCCGAAGTGGACACCATCGATGACATCTGA
- a CDS encoding pseudouridine synthase, translating to MTSDEHPDGIRLQKVLSQAGVASRRAAEDLIAAGRVEVDGEVVTELGRRVRPDAAVIHVDGTRVNLRDDLVYLAFNKPKGVHSTMSDDRGRPCVGDYLRGRWEETPGVVHVGRLDENTEGLLLLTNDGDLGHRLMHPSYRVLKTYFAEVEGLVPRGLGKELRTGWELPDGIVKVDQFRVKDMHSGRTMIELVIHEGRKHIVRRLMASTGHPVRKLVRTAVGDVQLGNQRPGTIRRLNRGEVGTLYRTVGL from the coding sequence ATGACATCTGACGAACACCCCGACGGCATCCGCCTGCAGAAGGTCCTGTCGCAGGCAGGCGTGGCCTCGCGCCGCGCCGCCGAGGACCTGATCGCGGCCGGCCGGGTGGAGGTGGACGGCGAGGTCGTCACCGAGCTGGGCCGCCGCGTCCGCCCGGACGCGGCCGTGATCCACGTCGACGGCACGCGCGTCAACCTCCGCGACGACCTGGTGTACCTCGCCTTCAACAAGCCCAAGGGCGTGCACTCCACGATGTCCGACGACCGGGGCCGCCCGTGCGTCGGCGACTACCTGCGCGGCCGGTGGGAGGAGACGCCGGGCGTGGTGCACGTCGGGCGGCTCGACGAGAACACCGAGGGCCTGCTGCTGCTCACCAACGACGGCGACCTCGGGCACCGGCTGATGCACCCGTCCTACCGGGTCCTCAAGACCTACTTCGCCGAGGTCGAGGGCCTGGTGCCGCGCGGGCTCGGCAAGGAGCTGCGGACCGGCTGGGAGCTGCCGGACGGGATCGTGAAGGTCGACCAGTTCCGGGTCAAGGACATGCACTCCGGCCGGACCATGATCGAGCTGGTGATCCACGAGGGCCGCAAGCACATCGTGCGCCGGCTGATGGCGTCCACCGGACACCCGGTGCGCAAGCTGGTCCGCACCGCGGTCGGCGACGTGCAGCTGGGCAACCAGCGGCCGGGCACCATCCGCCGGCTCAACCGCGGCGAGGTCGGCACGCTGTACCGCACCGTGGGACTCTGA
- a CDS encoding NUDIX domain-containing protein → MSAPGTHEFSVAGSAVVHVGRVVGLRVDDVVMPGGEPAKREVVEHLGAVVILALDAAGDVTLVHQYRHPLGRRIWELPAGLIDKPGEDPVDAARRELAEEAGLAAGSWETLVDVAASPGFTDEVVRVFLARDLSEVDREVLGEEEADLVVRKFPLAEAVRMALAGELVNGATVSGVLAAHAVLTGAAATRPADAPWQDRPTRFARRLAER, encoded by the coding sequence GTGAGCGCGCCCGGCACGCACGAGTTCAGCGTCGCCGGCAGCGCGGTCGTCCACGTGGGACGCGTCGTCGGCCTCCGGGTCGACGACGTCGTGATGCCGGGAGGGGAGCCCGCCAAGCGCGAGGTGGTCGAACACCTCGGCGCGGTGGTGATCCTCGCGCTGGACGCCGCGGGCGACGTGACGCTCGTGCACCAGTACCGGCACCCGCTCGGGCGCCGGATCTGGGAGCTGCCGGCCGGGCTGATCGACAAGCCGGGGGAGGACCCGGTGGACGCCGCGCGGCGCGAGCTGGCCGAGGAGGCCGGGCTGGCCGCGGGCAGCTGGGAGACGCTGGTCGACGTGGCGGCCTCGCCCGGGTTCACCGACGAGGTGGTGCGGGTGTTCCTGGCCCGCGATCTGTCCGAAGTGGACCGCGAGGTGCTCGGCGAGGAAGAGGCCGACCTGGTGGTGCGGAAGTTCCCGCTCGCCGAGGCGGTCCGGATGGCGCTGGCCGGCGAGCTGGTCAACGGGGCGACGGTGTCCGGGGTGCTGGCCGCGCACGCGGTGCTGACCGGGGCGGCGGCGACGCGCCCGGCGGACGCGCCGTGGCAGGACCGGCCGACCCGCTTCGCGAGGCGGTTGGCGGAGCGCTGA
- the cmk gene encoding (d)CMP kinase encodes MVALDGPSGTGKTTVARKLAGRLSARYLDTGAMYRVVTLAVLRSGIDLADEHAVGNFAHEVDFALGTDPESPDVRLGGEDVAAEIRGPEVTKAVSPVSAVAQVREVLVARQRRMIADAVARDGGIVVEGRDIGTTVAPDAPLKVYLTASAEVRAARRNNQDAAAGRESSVESARESVERRDRIDSTRAASPLRAAGDSVQVDTSELSLDQVLVAVTELARSRGLLGDCPAEPVAAGAGVLS; translated from the coding sequence GTGGTCGCGCTGGACGGCCCGTCGGGAACCGGCAAGACCACGGTGGCGCGCAAGCTCGCCGGCCGGCTGAGCGCTCGCTACCTCGACACCGGTGCGATGTACCGCGTGGTCACGCTGGCCGTGCTGCGCTCCGGAATCGACCTGGCCGACGAGCACGCGGTCGGCAACTTCGCGCACGAGGTCGACTTCGCGCTCGGCACCGACCCGGAATCTCCGGACGTGCGGCTCGGCGGCGAGGACGTCGCGGCCGAGATCCGCGGACCCGAGGTGACCAAGGCGGTGTCGCCGGTTTCGGCGGTCGCGCAGGTGCGCGAAGTGCTGGTCGCCCGGCAGCGGCGGATGATCGCCGACGCGGTCGCGCGCGACGGCGGGATCGTCGTGGAGGGCCGGGACATCGGCACGACCGTCGCCCCGGACGCCCCGCTCAAGGTCTACCTCACCGCCTCGGCCGAGGTCCGCGCCGCGCGGCGGAACAACCAGGACGCCGCCGCGGGCCGCGAGTCGAGCGTCGAATCGGCGCGCGAGTCCGTCGAGCGGCGCGATCGGATCGACTCCACCCGCGCCGCCTCGCCGCTGCGCGCGGCCGGGGACTCGGTCCAGGTGGACACTTCCGAGCTGAGCCTCGACCAGGTGCTTGTCGCGGTGACCGAGCTCGCCCGCAGCCGCGGGCTGCTCGGCGACTGCCCGGCCGAGCCGGTCGCCGCCGGGGCCGGGGTCCTCTCGTGA
- a CDS encoding ParA family protein, with translation MSTPTPNQPEDRAASAGSAGSAAANLEHAKIATPAEHDGDEPERPLSRAERARMRAKDRAESGIGPTGRPLREIPEPPPLEKHGPAQVLAMCNQKGGVGKTTSTINLGAALAECGRRVLLVDFDPQGALSVGLGIQPHELDQTVYNVIMERSVKIEEVLRKTRVDGVDLLPSNIDLSAAEVQLVAEVGREHTLLRVLRPVMNDYDYVLVDCQPSLGLLTVNALTAADGVIIPLECEFFSLRGVALLIDTIEKVQERLNPKLDITGILATMYDPRTLHSKEVMARVVEAFGDIVFDTVINRTVRFPETTVAGEPITTWAPKSAGAAAYRALAREVIAR, from the coding sequence ATGTCGACACCGACACCGAACCAGCCGGAGGACCGGGCAGCATCAGCCGGGTCCGCCGGTTCGGCCGCGGCGAACCTCGAGCACGCGAAGATCGCCACGCCGGCGGAGCACGACGGCGACGAGCCGGAACGGCCGCTCAGCCGCGCCGAACGCGCCCGGATGCGGGCGAAAGACCGCGCGGAAAGCGGGATCGGGCCCACCGGCCGCCCGCTGCGCGAGATCCCCGAGCCGCCGCCGCTGGAGAAGCACGGGCCGGCTCAGGTGCTCGCCATGTGCAACCAGAAGGGCGGGGTCGGCAAGACCACGTCCACCATCAACCTGGGCGCCGCGCTCGCCGAATGCGGCCGCCGGGTGCTGCTCGTCGACTTCGACCCGCAGGGCGCGCTGTCGGTCGGCCTCGGCATCCAGCCGCACGAACTGGACCAGACGGTCTACAACGTCATCATGGAGCGCTCGGTCAAGATCGAGGAGGTGCTCCGGAAAACCCGCGTCGACGGCGTTGACCTGCTGCCGAGCAACATCGACCTGTCCGCGGCCGAGGTCCAGCTCGTCGCAGAGGTAGGGCGCGAGCACACGTTGTTACGGGTCCTTCGTCCGGTGATGAACGACTACGACTATGTTCTTGTCGACTGCCAGCCCTCGCTCGGCCTGTTGACGGTGAACGCATTGACCGCCGCGGACGGTGTGATCATCCCCCTGGAGTGCGAGTTCTTCAGTCTGCGAGGCGTCGCGCTCCTGATCGACACGATCGAGAAGGTGCAGGAACGCCTCAACCCCAAACTGGACATCACGGGGATTCTCGCCACGATGTACGACCCGAGAACCCTGCACTCGAAGGAGGTCATGGCTCGCGTGGTCGAGGCATTCGGCGACATCGTGTTCGACACGGTGATCAACCGCACCGTGCGGTTCCCCGAGACGACGGTCGCGGGCGAGCCCATCACGACCTGGGCTCCCAAATCGGCTGGCGCGGCGGCTTATCGCGCGCTCGCCCGTGAGGTGATCGCTCGGTGA
- the xerD gene encoding site-specific tyrosine recombinase XerD, which produces MIATYLDHLVVERGTARNTLDSYSRDLRRYAAHLEAAGVTRLPDVSPQHVTSFGAALREGDAEHQPLAASSAARALVAVRGLHKFAHADGLTEHDPARDVRPPAAAKRLPKALPVGDVLKLLDTPPPDGERALRDRALLELLYSTGARISEAVGLDVDDVDESERTVLLDGKGGKQRLVPIGRPALAALDAYLVRARPALAAHGRGTAALFLNARGSRLSRQSAWQVLKDTAEKAGITAAVSPHTLRHSFATHLLEGGADVRVVQELLGHASVTTTQVYTLVTVTTLREVYATAHPRALG; this is translated from the coding sequence GTGATCGCCACGTACCTCGACCACCTCGTCGTCGAACGCGGCACCGCCCGCAACACCCTCGACAGCTACTCCCGGGACCTGCGCCGCTACGCCGCGCACCTGGAAGCGGCCGGGGTCACCAGGCTGCCCGACGTCAGTCCGCAGCACGTCACGTCGTTCGGCGCGGCGCTGCGCGAAGGCGACGCCGAACACCAACCGCTCGCCGCGTCGTCGGCCGCGCGGGCGTTGGTGGCGGTGCGGGGGCTGCACAAGTTCGCACACGCCGACGGGCTCACCGAGCACGATCCGGCGCGCGACGTCCGTCCGCCGGCCGCGGCCAAGCGGCTGCCGAAAGCTCTCCCGGTCGGCGACGTGCTCAAGCTGCTCGACACTCCGCCGCCGGACGGGGAACGCGCCCTGCGCGACCGGGCCTTGCTCGAATTGCTCTACTCCACCGGCGCGCGCATCTCCGAAGCCGTCGGGCTCGACGTCGACGATGTCGACGAAAGCGAGCGCACTGTCCTGCTCGACGGCAAGGGCGGCAAGCAGCGGCTCGTGCCGATCGGCCGTCCCGCGCTGGCCGCGCTCGACGCGTATCTCGTCCGCGCCCGGCCCGCGCTCGCCGCGCACGGCCGGGGCACCGCGGCGCTTTTCCTCAACGCCCGCGGCAGCCGGCTGTCCCGGCAGAGCGCGTGGCAAGTGCTCAAGGACACCGCCGAGAAAGCCGGCATCACCGCCGCGGTCTCGCCGCACACGCTGCGGCACTCGTTCGCGACACACCTGCTCGAAGGCGGCGCGGACGTCCGCGTAGTGCAGGAACTGCTCGGCCACGCCTCGGTGACCACGACGCAGGTCTACACGCTCGTCACCGTCACGACCCTGCGCGAGGTCTATGCCACCGCCCATCCGCGTGCGCTCGGATGA
- a CDS encoding cation:proton antiporter regulatory subunit, whose protein sequence is MNVEVTPLPGIGVRKDFATRAGRRIGVVTQRDGKIELIVSKSDDPDACLASLPLTADEAGALSNLLGAPQLVAQLNEEHRELPGINTKQLAITADSPFDGRSLGDTAMRTRTSVSIVAVMRAGQVHPSPAPDFLFTAGDLLVVVGTSEGLEAAAKILKHG, encoded by the coding sequence GTGAACGTCGAAGTCACCCCTCTTCCCGGAATCGGTGTCCGCAAGGACTTCGCCACGCGCGCGGGACGCCGCATCGGCGTCGTCACCCAGCGGGACGGCAAGATCGAGCTGATCGTCTCGAAATCGGACGACCCGGACGCTTGCCTCGCGTCGCTGCCGCTGACCGCGGACGAGGCAGGCGCCCTCTCGAACCTCCTCGGCGCGCCGCAGCTGGTGGCGCAGCTCAACGAGGAGCACCGGGAGCTGCCGGGCATCAACACCAAGCAGCTGGCGATCACCGCGGACAGCCCGTTCGACGGCCGTTCGCTGGGCGACACCGCCATGCGCACCCGCACCAGCGTCTCGATCGTCGCGGTGATGCGGGCCGGCCAGGTGCACCCGTCGCCGGCGCCGGACTTCCTGTTCACCGCGGGCGATCTGCTCGTCGTGGTCGGCACGTCCGAGGGACTGGAAGCCGCCGCCAAGATCCTCAAGCACGGCTGA